AAATGGAGCAAACCATGTGCCGCACGACCAATCAGCCGATGCCACCATTAATCCCTTGATGCGGAAACTCTTTCCATCAGGAGACAAAACTCTCGCCCGGTTTCCCTGTTGCCTCAGCGAAACGTCCCGATTTCGCCGGTGAAACATGGCGGGATGGGTGAAGAGATGCCGCAGCCGACAACTCCGCGGTCCAACTGCTTCACAAAAACTTGCCCTCTCCATAGTTCAGTCCGGTATCCCCCCTAATAGAGTCCGCTGGAGGGAAGAAAATTCAGAGAGGGCAAAACCGCCTGATGGGCAGGGACGGAATCTGCTTCCGAAAAGTACGCTCAGGACCCTATTCGGTGGGGTCGTTCATCGTCTCTTTCATCTGACGATGGGGAAACCACAGGGCCGATTTACAGCCTCGATCGGTCGGTCATCTTGCTGATCTTACGTGAGATTTTTCCCACTGCCCGCAGCGACGAACCGGGTCCGCCAGCGAATGAAAAGCGGCCAGAGGGCGAGCTTATCCTCTCCGAGGTTACGTCCGTTGGCGGATAGTTTCGCCTCATTCAGCGTATTCTGCTGGCTATTTTAGAGGAATCGGCCTATGTGCAGACCACGAAGGATGAAGACCCGGGAGCACCTGCTTCGAGCGGGCTTAATATTCAGCTCAAATGAGTGCGCAAGATGTGTGCGCTGCCAGGGATTCTCACAGAAGTCCGGGTCATAGCTGCAAGCAATGATCACGGCGACTCTGAGGGCCGCCGTTGTGGAAGCGTTCAGTGGCGTTTTCAGGAGGGCCTGCGAGCAGCTAGCGGTACATTCCGGTCACCGTCGCAGGGTCAAAAAATGGGTTTCTCCGGAGCCTGTGAGGGGCCGGTTCGGAGGCTCTTCACGCGAGGGATTCGATCAGGCCCGACGCTCGAAGAATGTCACGAATTTGAGCGCGGACGCTCTCCGATGCCGGTGCGAGCGGTGAGCGAGGAGGTCCCCCATAGTAGCCGAGAAGATCGAGTGCCGCTTTGAGACCGGCGATACCGAACTGTGTTGTCACCGCCCGTGCGACGGGAAGAAGCCGCAGTTGCAGTTCGGCCGCGCGCGCGTGATGTCCCGTGGCAACCGCCGTCATGATCTCGTGGCACGCCTGCGGGGCAACGACACTGACGGCGAGAATCGCTCCGCGCGCTCCCACAGCAAGCGCCGGATAAAAAATCGCCGCCGCTCCGGTCAGGACGCTGAATCGAGGGGGAACGAGACGGACAATCTCGGCGAGAAGTCCGAAATTCCCGGAACTATCCTTGATCCCCACGATGTTCGGATGTTCGGCCAGGTGCGCCACGGTGTCGGCCGCGAGCGAGAGGCCGGTGAACTGTGGAACATTGTAGAGGATGATCGGAATGGGCGAGGCATCGGCAATCTTCCGGTAGTGGGCGATGAACCGTTCGGCCGTCAACGATTCCCGATAATAGTGCGGCATCCCCATGAGGATGGCGTCGGCGCGCATGGCAGCGACACGCCGAGCAAATTCGCACGCTTCCCGTGTGGATTGGAAATTTGCCCCGGCGATCATCAGCTTATCGGAAGGGATCACCAGGCGCGCCGTTTCCAGCGCCTGCCAGCGCTCGTGTTCCGTGAGGTGGACGAATTCTCCATTCGATCCGAGCACAACGTAACCGGAATATCCCTGCCGATTCCACCGTTCGATGTTCGAGCGAAAGTGATCGAGGGCCAGATTTTCATCGGCATCGAACGGGGTGGGGATGGGGGGTAAAAGGCCACCGATCTCGCGCGTCATAATCTCCCTCCTTGGAGAGAGGTTCGATGTGCAGTCATCGTTCTCTCAAGGCCTCGTGAAGGACCCGTCCCGTCACATTGCTGGGGACTTCGATCTCCAGAAGAGCCGCCAGCGTCGGGGCCAGGTCGGCGGGAGTACACGGCGTCGTGTAGGTTCCCGGCTTGATCCTGGTCCCGAAGAGAAGAAGGGGAACGTGCGTGTCATAGGTGTGAGGCGAGCCATGCGTCGTCCCTGCCGATTGTCGCCAGAAGATCGCCAGGGGTTCGGTGACGATAATAACGTCTCCGCTTCGTTCCGGGTGGAAGCCGTTAGCGACGAGCGCTCCGAGGCGGTCGTGACGATAATGACCAGCGAGCAGATCGGTTCGGGTGAAGGATGCAGCGACACCCGGAACGGTTTTGGCTGCCTCTGCTGCTGCCCGTTCGACAGCGGCAGGATCGAGGTTCCGCTTGCTGATGGCTTCGCGATTCAAATAGATCATCCCGGCCGCTACCAGAAACTCAGCGCGCGGATCAATCCATTTCTCATCGCCGAACCGGGCACGGAGGTGTTGCTGGACGGCCTCGATGACGGCTGCGGGAGCAATGCGCCGCCCACCGAGCTTATGAGCGGCGGCGAATTCCGGGATCGGCGACACCCCGTGATCGGCGGATAAGGCGGCGATATAGCCTCCGGGTCCGAAGCGACGATCAAGGGAGGAGAAAAGGCGGGCCAGCGTCTGATCGGTCCGCAACGTGAGGTCGGCGACTTCCTGACTGAAGGGGCCATAGGTGTGGCCGGCGATATCATTGGCCGAGAAGCTGATGATCAGCAGATCGGGATCATCGTCCTCGCCGAGGTGTTCGTTCTTGATGGCCGCCAGCGCCAGGTCCACCAGAAGGTCGTTGGCGAACGGTGTCGCCGTCAGGGCATCATAAAAGGCTGGTCCGGGCGAACTGAGACCTCCCGTGATCACATGCGGGAACGTGCGGGTTCCTCCGGGCGAGACGCCTTCGTACGGGCGGTCATCGGCATCAGCCTGCGCGTAAACAGCCGCGGGGAATCCTTTCTCCCACCGGGCGCCGAAATATTTATCGGCCGGTTTGGCGGCGTTGAACTGAGTGACCCAGGGAGGGAGTTCCTGCACGTAGTAGTCGCTCGTGATGAACTGTCCGCTCCGGCTGTCGAACCAGAGAGCGAGATTGCCGCTCTTACCGGCGGGCAAAATGGCGCCCCGATCTTTGAGCGACAGTCCCACGACTTTGGAGCGGAAGTTCGTGCTGAGCCGGAGTTGATCGGCGAAGGTCGTCCCGATGATCGCCTGAGGAGAAACGCCCCGACCGGTGGTACCCACCAATCGCCGCGAGCGGTCCGTGACGCTGCTGACGATTTCGCCACTTCCCCGGTCGAACCACTCGTTGCCGATGATCCCATGCGCAGCGGGAACGGCGCCGGTCGCCAGGGTCGCGTGCCCGGGAGCCGTCAGCGTCTGCGCGTAGCTGTAGAAACAGTTGGTGAAGACGGCTCCCTCGTCGAGAAATCGCCGGAACCCTCCAATGCCGAAAAAGGACTTGAAGCGGAAAAGATAATCCTG
The sequence above is drawn from the Blastocatellia bacterium genome and encodes:
- a CDS encoding dihydrodipicolinate synthase family protein yields the protein MTREIGGLLPPIPTPFDADENLALDHFRSNIERWNRQGYSGYVVLGSNGEFVHLTEHERWQALETARLVIPSDKLMIAGANFQSTREACEFARRVAAMRADAILMGMPHYYRESLTAERFIAHYRKIADASPIPIILYNVPQFTGLSLAADTVAHLAEHPNIVGIKDSSGNFGLLAEIVRLVPPRFSVLTGAAAIFYPALAVGARGAILAVSVVAPQACHEIMTAVATGHHARAAELQLRLLPVARAVTTQFGIAGLKAALDLLGYYGGPPRSPLAPASESVRAQIRDILRASGLIESLA
- a CDS encoding alkaline phosphatase family protein, giving the protein MKTQRSRGIALALSLLLFSATLFAQSRPQVRGVPHRPKLIVLIIIDQFPQDYLFRFKSFFGIGGFRRFLDEGAVFTNCFYSYAQTLTAPGHATLATGAVPAAHGIIGNEWFDRGSGEIVSSVTDRSRRLVGTTGRGVSPQAIIGTTFADQLRLSTNFRSKVVGLSLKDRGAILPAGKSGNLALWFDSRSGQFITSDYYVQELPPWVTQFNAAKPADKYFGARWEKGFPAAVYAQADADDRPYEGVSPGGTRTFPHVITGGLSSPGPAFYDALTATPFANDLLVDLALAAIKNEHLGEDDDPDLLIISFSANDIAGHTYGPFSQEVADLTLRTDQTLARLFSSLDRRFGPGGYIAALSADHGVSPIPEFAAAHKLGGRRIAPAAVIEAVQQHLRARFGDEKWIDPRAEFLVAAGMIYLNREAISKRNLDPAAVERAAAEAAKTVPGVAASFTRTDLLAGHYRHDRLGALVANGFHPERSGDVIIVTEPLAIFWRQSAGTTHGSPHTYDTHVPLLLFGTRIKPGTYTTPCTPADLAPTLAALLEIEVPSNVTGRVLHEALRER